In Solanum stenotomum isolate F172 chromosome 6, ASM1918654v1, whole genome shotgun sequence, one DNA window encodes the following:
- the LOC125866705 gene encoding uncharacterized protein LOC125866705, whose translation MSSMIKFSSSMFCVYSSSSSSSIKSSIFPKSISFPSSHFNNFKNPFLNCKTPMENQSFSVLSSSKAQNGGVIQDSSFQGSESFFRSVLGNMEAIYLNKNPTAKAILELVRSADGDQICYDHFAFRTFGVNGHGIDSMSKFFLDFGYERREELRFPAKKLKAFWFSPPKVSTSSRGSGVNGPLPRIFISELLVDQLSPEAQEIIKKYTNISHCGKEYAALASAFGILTWEKPSYSEFQQLARESEYAAWTLVNGYALNHVTISTHRLVSNLRSIGNLNQFIEENGFNLNSEGGILKVSPDGLLLQSSTVADSTSFEFSDGTTEEVPCSYIEFAERLVLPQYKDLPTEKVEEFHRRDGFEVGNADKIFESTSKDQLTRRAA comes from the exons ATGTCATCAATGATCAAATTCTCATCTTCCATGTTTTGTGTctattcatcttcttcttcttcttcaatcaaATCATCAATTTTTCCAAAATCCATCTCTTTTCCCTCTAgccattttaataatttcaagaacCCTTTTTTGAACTGTAAAACTCCAATGGAAAATCAGAGTTTTTCAGTGTTATCTTCTTCTAAAGCTCAAAATGGAGGTGtaattcaagattcttcttttcAG GGAAGTGAATCATTCTTCAGGAGTGTATTGGGGAACATGGAAGCCATATATCTGAATAAAAACCCCACTGCTAAGGCTATTTTGGAGCTCGTTCGTTCTGCTGATGGTGATCAGATTTGCTATGATCATTTTGCATTTAGGACATTTGGG GTAAATGGTCATGGCATTGATTCTATGTCAAAGTTCTTCTTGGATTTTGGTTACGAACGACGAGAAGAGTTGAGATTCCCTGCTAAGAAGTTGAAAGCTTTCTGGTTTTCTCCTCCGAAGGTTTCAACTTCCAGTCGTGGGAGTGGGGTTAATGGGCCATTGCCAAGAATATTTATATCCGAACTTCTTGTCGATCAGCTTAGTCCAGAAGCTCAG gaaataATCAAAAAGTACACTAACATTTCGCACTGTGGAAAAGAGTATGCTGCACTTGCAAGTGCATTCGGGATTTTGACATGGGAAAAACCCTCGTATTCGGAATTTCAACAACTGGCTAG GGAGAGTGAGTATGCTGCCTGGACACTTGTCAATGGATATGCATTGAATCATGTTACCATATCTACCCATCGGTTGGTATCAAATCTGAGAAGCATCGGAAATCTAAATCAATTTATCGAAGAAAATGGTTTCAATTTGAACTCTGAAGGGGGTATTCTAAAGG TGAGCCCTGATGGTCTTTTGCTGCAAAGTTCAACTGTAGCAGATTCTACCTCTTTCGAATTTTCAGATGGCACTACAGAAGAAGTACCTTGTTCATACATTGAATTTGCTGAGCGACTTGTACTACCGCAATATAAAGATTTACCCACAGAAAAG GTGGAGGAGTTTCATAGGCGGGATGGATTTGAAGTTGGAAATGCTGACAAGATATTTGAGAGTACATCCAAGGATCAGTTAACCCGTCGTGCTGCATGA
- the LOC125868839 gene encoding elongation factor 1-alpha-like — translation MSYEGYKIDEIVVGQSISFMNLKAVIQSSWRSMRLGAQVIIMNYPNHIGIGYSLVLDCHTSHITIKFVEILTNIDRCSGKELEKEVKFLKNGDAGMVKMIPTKPMVVETFVEYPTLGRFTVRDMRQIFDVGVDKKDSTGANKQDT, via the exons ATGAGTTATGAAGGTTacaaaattgatgaaattgttgttggacaatCGATTTCATTTATGAATCTCAAAGCTGTCATTCAATCGAGTTGGAGATCGATGAGATTAG GTGCTCAGGTCATCATCATGAATTATCCTAATCATATTGGAATTGGATATTCACTAGTGCTCGACTGCCACACTTCCCATATTACTATAAAGTTTGTTGAGATCTTGACCAACATTGACAGGTGCTCAGGTAAGGAACTGGAGAAGGaggtgaagttcttgaagaatggTGATGCTGGTATGGTTAAGATGATTCCCACCAAGCCTATGGTTGTTGAGACCTTTGTTGAGTACCCAACATTGGGTCGTTTTACCGTGAGAGACATGAGGCAAATTTTTGATGTCGGCGTTGACAAGAAGGACTCAACTGGTGCCAAtaaacaagatacataa
- the LOC125866704 gene encoding serine/threonine-protein kinase PBL34-like isoform X2, giving the protein MGLGGDGEKGESWDVEKSKGKKKKEVAEEETGCWTKLWFIGSCISSRSKVDSSISGISTHCESKSTNTSRDQPVAPIISSTTTSNAESNSSTSKLEEELKVSSRLRKFAFNDLKLATRNFRPESLLGEGGFGCVFKGWIEENGTAPVKPGTGLTVAVKTLNHDGLQGHKEWLAEVNFLGDLVHPNLVKLIGYCIEDDQRLLVYEFMPRGSLENHLFRRSMPLPWSIRMKIALGAAKGLAFLHEEAERPVIYRDFKTSNILLDADYNAKLSDFGLAKDGPEGDKTHVSTRVMGTYGYAAPEYVMTGHLTSKSDVYSFGVVLLEMITGRRSMDKNRPNGEHNLVEWARPHLGERRRFYRLVDPRLEGHFSIKGAQKAAQLAARCLSRDPKARPMMSEVVEALKPLPNLKDMASSSYYFQTMQADRVGSSPSTKNGVRTQGSFSRNGQQHPRSLSIPNGSHASPYHQQFPQNSPKPNGKT; this is encoded by the exons ATGGGATTAGGTGGTGATGGTGAAAAGGGGGAGTCTTGGGATGTAGAGAAAtcaaaggggaagaagaagaaagaggttGCTGAAGAGGAAACTGGATGTTGGACTAAGTTGTGGTTTATTGGTAGCTGTATTTCTTCAAGATCTAAAGTTGATAGCTCCATCAGTGGCATCAGCACTCACTGTG AAAGTAAATCTACGAACACAAGCAGAGACCAACCTGTTGCACCAATTATTTCATCTACAACTACCAGCAATGCGGAAAGTAATTCATCCACCTCCAAACTTGAAGAGGAGCTTAAAGTTTCTTCTCGGCTTCGAAAGTTCGCATTTAACGATTTGAAGTTGGCAACAAGAAACTTCAGACCAGAGTCCCTTCTTGGTGAAGGGGGTTTCGGATGTGTCTTCAAGGGGTGGATCGAAGAGAATGGCACAGCACCTGTTAAACCAGGGACAGGGCTTACTGTTGCTGTGAAAACACTGAATCATGATGGACTTCAGGGTCACAAAGAATGGCTG GCTGAAGTGAATTTCCTGGGTGATCTTGTTCACCCTAATTTGGTTAAACTGATTGGTTACTGCATTGAAGATGATCAGAGACTGTTAGTTTATGAATTTATGCCTCGAGGAAGCTTGGAAAATCATCTGTTCAGGA GATCCATGCCTCTTCCTTGGTCTATCCGCATGAAGATTGCTCTGGGTGCTGCAAAaggtcttgcttttcttcatGAGGAAGCAGAAAGACCAGTAATATACCGTGATTTCAAAACATCCAACATTCTACTAGACGCG GATTACAATGCCAAACTTTCTGATTTTGGCCTTGCCAAAGATGGTCCTGAGGGTGATAAAACACATGTTTCCACTCGTGTCATGGGAACGTATGGTTATGCAGCCCCTGAGTATGTGATGACAG GGCATCTAACGTCGAAGAGTGACGTCTACAGTTTTGGTGTAGTTCTACTTGAAATGATAACAGGTAGGAGATCGATGGACAAGAACCGACCAAATGGGGAACACAATCTTGTTGAATGGGCACGACCTCATCTTGGTGAAAGAAGAAGGTTTTACAGATTGGTCGATCCTAGACTTGAAGGCCATTTTTCAATAAAAGGTGCTCAGAAAGCTGCACAGTTGGCTGCTCGTTGCCTTAGTCGTGATCCCAAAGCTAGGCCGATGATGAGTGAAGTGGTTGAAGCCTTGAAGCCATTACCAAATCTTAAAGACATGGCCAGCTCATCCTACTATTTCCAGACAATGCAAGCTGACCGAGTTGGATCAAGTCCAAGTACCAAAAATGGCGTTAGAACACAGGGATCGTTCTCGAGGAATGGACAACAACATCCTAGAAGTCTTTCAATCCCAAATGGTTCTCATGCTTCTCCATACCATCAGCAATTCCCTCAGAACTCACCAAAACCAAACGGCAAAACTTAG
- the LOC125866704 gene encoding serine/threonine-protein kinase PBL34-like isoform X1 codes for MGLGGDGEKGESWDVEKSKGKKKKEVAEEETGCWTKLWFIGSCISSRSKVDSSISGISTHCAESKSTNTSRDQPVAPIISSTTTSNAESNSSTSKLEEELKVSSRLRKFAFNDLKLATRNFRPESLLGEGGFGCVFKGWIEENGTAPVKPGTGLTVAVKTLNHDGLQGHKEWLAEVNFLGDLVHPNLVKLIGYCIEDDQRLLVYEFMPRGSLENHLFRRSMPLPWSIRMKIALGAAKGLAFLHEEAERPVIYRDFKTSNILLDADYNAKLSDFGLAKDGPEGDKTHVSTRVMGTYGYAAPEYVMTGHLTSKSDVYSFGVVLLEMITGRRSMDKNRPNGEHNLVEWARPHLGERRRFYRLVDPRLEGHFSIKGAQKAAQLAARCLSRDPKARPMMSEVVEALKPLPNLKDMASSSYYFQTMQADRVGSSPSTKNGVRTQGSFSRNGQQHPRSLSIPNGSHASPYHQQFPQNSPKPNGKT; via the exons ATGGGATTAGGTGGTGATGGTGAAAAGGGGGAGTCTTGGGATGTAGAGAAAtcaaaggggaagaagaagaaagaggttGCTGAAGAGGAAACTGGATGTTGGACTAAGTTGTGGTTTATTGGTAGCTGTATTTCTTCAAGATCTAAAGTTGATAGCTCCATCAGTGGCATCAGCACTCACTGTG CAGAAAGTAAATCTACGAACACAAGCAGAGACCAACCTGTTGCACCAATTATTTCATCTACAACTACCAGCAATGCGGAAAGTAATTCATCCACCTCCAAACTTGAAGAGGAGCTTAAAGTTTCTTCTCGGCTTCGAAAGTTCGCATTTAACGATTTGAAGTTGGCAACAAGAAACTTCAGACCAGAGTCCCTTCTTGGTGAAGGGGGTTTCGGATGTGTCTTCAAGGGGTGGATCGAAGAGAATGGCACAGCACCTGTTAAACCAGGGACAGGGCTTACTGTTGCTGTGAAAACACTGAATCATGATGGACTTCAGGGTCACAAAGAATGGCTG GCTGAAGTGAATTTCCTGGGTGATCTTGTTCACCCTAATTTGGTTAAACTGATTGGTTACTGCATTGAAGATGATCAGAGACTGTTAGTTTATGAATTTATGCCTCGAGGAAGCTTGGAAAATCATCTGTTCAGGA GATCCATGCCTCTTCCTTGGTCTATCCGCATGAAGATTGCTCTGGGTGCTGCAAAaggtcttgcttttcttcatGAGGAAGCAGAAAGACCAGTAATATACCGTGATTTCAAAACATCCAACATTCTACTAGACGCG GATTACAATGCCAAACTTTCTGATTTTGGCCTTGCCAAAGATGGTCCTGAGGGTGATAAAACACATGTTTCCACTCGTGTCATGGGAACGTATGGTTATGCAGCCCCTGAGTATGTGATGACAG GGCATCTAACGTCGAAGAGTGACGTCTACAGTTTTGGTGTAGTTCTACTTGAAATGATAACAGGTAGGAGATCGATGGACAAGAACCGACCAAATGGGGAACACAATCTTGTTGAATGGGCACGACCTCATCTTGGTGAAAGAAGAAGGTTTTACAGATTGGTCGATCCTAGACTTGAAGGCCATTTTTCAATAAAAGGTGCTCAGAAAGCTGCACAGTTGGCTGCTCGTTGCCTTAGTCGTGATCCCAAAGCTAGGCCGATGATGAGTGAAGTGGTTGAAGCCTTGAAGCCATTACCAAATCTTAAAGACATGGCCAGCTCATCCTACTATTTCCAGACAATGCAAGCTGACCGAGTTGGATCAAGTCCAAGTACCAAAAATGGCGTTAGAACACAGGGATCGTTCTCGAGGAATGGACAACAACATCCTAGAAGTCTTTCAATCCCAAATGGTTCTCATGCTTCTCCATACCATCAGCAATTCCCTCAGAACTCACCAAAACCAAACGGCAAAACTTAG